The segment AATTCACACTGTAAGTTGATGTGCCATTAAAGAACAATTGCGCTTTCCAGGGAACTCTCAAAGTTCCTCGAACTGTCCATTCTGCTAGGATCGTCGATTCGTCTTTTGGATAAACCTTATGTAGATCGAAGAAGAGTTCTGTAAAAAATAGCTTCCCGTGAAAGCGCAATGTCCAGAAGATAATTCGGTAATTGAACTTCCATTTGAACGTATTGACGGGATCTTTGAAAAAGATATCAGAACTGTAAATGTCATAGGTAATATCTTTCTCAAACAAGGTGGGTAAGTCTTGTTTCAATGTCTGAATAATCTCGTCAATCCGCTCTTGTTCAATCATCCCAGTCCCCCGTGTCTTGATTCAATCCCATCCAATTCAAGCATGTTTGCATCGCTTGGTGCATGGTTTCTCGATCGGCGTGATACCGTCTTCCATGTCCAGGCAGTACCCATTCAAAGTCATACTCACTGAGCTTTTGCATCGATCGCTTTAACTCATCCCAAGAGTACCAACAAACATCTCGAAAACCAACCAAATGATTGAGTTTTGCTGACCAAGCTAAATGATCGCCAGAGAACAAGAACTGATTCTTGTACAGCAAAACAGTATGTCCCTTAGTATGACCTGGAACGGGAATGATCAGCAGTTCAGAATCAAGCTGAAAGGGCTTTGTTCCAGTGAGTTGAATTTCTACACTTTGAGTACCGGGATTGATTTCATCACGGTGGAGAATGCGATCGCACTGAAAATGATCTCGAAACTTCTGATGATCCGCTACATCATCTCGATGCGTCAAATACAGATATTTCACTCCACCCATTGCTTCAATGCGCTTGACTAGCGGTGGCGAAAACCTTGGAGAATCAACTAAAACATTCCCCTCAGGACGCTGAATCAAATAGCTAGCAGCCCCGAAAGAATTCTCCGCATGATAGCCGCAATGATAGACGTTTTCAGCGACTAAAATTGGGAAGCTTTCTTGTGCAAATTTAATATCTGTCGGTTTCTCAACCGTTCCAATTGAACCTGTCGGACAAGCAAGTAAAGCTTGCATGGCATGGAGCCGTTCCGTTTCATTCAATGGTTGATGAAACACGATCGATTGACTGCCTTCGCGCGAAAAAATCTCTGGTGACATCCATCGACAAGTATCACAATCAATACAAGAACTATCAACGTAAAAATCGCCTGCAACGTTTTGCGATCGCCGATTTGCTAAATGAGCCATAGTTGACCCTTTCAAAGAGTATCTTCGATCATAGCGAATTCTATTTTCGGCTGCTGAGATAGAACGAGTATCCTAACTCTGGCAAATCTCCCAAGCCAATCGCATGAATCAATTCTAATCGGCTAAATCGACCAGTTTCATAGCTCATCGGCATTGGAGAAACTGCTTTTTGCTCAATGACATGAAATCCTCGATCGCTTAATTTTTCAGCTAATTCACTCGGCGTATACTCAAACTTATGTTCTGGATGAATAAAGCCTTGCCGAACTTGCAAGATAGTTAGCTGACGATTTGGAGTATCTAAACAAAAGTATCCGCCTGGTTTGAGGACTCGATGCACTTCTTGAATCACCCGATCTGCTTCTGCTTGCGTAATATGCTCGATGCTCTGTCCCGACCACACTAAATCAAATGTTTGATCTGCAAACGTCGAAAGGTCGGTCATCGAGATGTAGTGATAATAAATCTGAGTGCCTTTCTCGGTTGTATATTGCTGAATCAGAGGTACGTCTGACTGAAAGAAACGTTGCTCGATCGGTAAATCAACAATATCAATTTGCTTAGGACAATGCGGATAGCCCATCGTCAGTAAGCTTCCCTGTGGCTCAAGACCTGCTCCTCCGAGATCCAAAATTCTCTCAGCCTCAGGAAGTGTAGTTTGAATCAATGCTAGTCGGGCTTGATGATGCGCATAGTTCCCCTGAGTGTGAAAGAACTTTTGTTCCCAGCTCGCAGGAATCATCAAAAAAGAAAATAGCAGACCTAAGCGCGAGACTTTACCTTGATCGAGTTGTGCTGTGTAGAAATCGATATCAGATTGGCGATCGCGCTTTTTCAAAAAATACTGATAGAGATGCTTTACATAGGTGTGGTTGCTCTCATCTCGCTTTTTCAAAAGATGAACAACCCAAAATTGCAAAACTCGCCACAAATCTTGGGGGTAATAGCGCAAGTACCGAAGAACTTTGGAGAATTTGACTTGCATTTCACGATTCATAGCGAAGTTTTCCGGTGATTGACCTGCAATAATCTACCGCAATCCTTGTTAATTTAGTCTTTTCGCCGGAAGATTCTGCCCATTTTGGCGCAAAATCAGTTGATTCACACTACCTTGTGGGTTGCGAACAAACGTAACTTGAACATCCAGTTCTGTAATGAAGAACTGCGTTTCTGTTTCTGCAAACAGTTCAACCTTGGGTTGCTTTGTTGCTTGTAGAAACAGGCGATTTTGCTCTTTCGTAATCGCAAGCACAAAATCCGGAGCCAATTGATAGCGACCCACATAAGCATCTAATAGTTTGGGATTAATTGCGATCGCTTTTCGTTGCTTTGGCGCTTCACGCTTTGCTAAAGGAATGCGCTCATCTAAAAGATGCAATCCAATGTCATTGATATCATTTTCAGAGTTCGAGAGGACGACTACACCGATTCCTTTGTTCTTCACAAAGCCAAT is part of the Leptolyngbya boryana PCC 6306 genome and harbors:
- a CDS encoding DUF2358 domain-containing protein — protein: MIEQERIDEIIQTLKQDLPTLFEKDITYDIYSSDIFFKDPVNTFKWKFNYRIIFWTLRFHGKLFFTELFFDLHKVYPKDESTILAEWTVRGTLRVPWKAQLFFNGTSTYSVNSEGLINNHLDTWDRPPGEILKQFFQRGES
- a CDS encoding MBL fold metallo-hydrolase; the encoded protein is MAHLANRRSQNVAGDFYVDSSCIDCDTCRWMSPEIFSREGSQSIVFHQPLNETERLHAMQALLACPTGSIGTVEKPTDIKFAQESFPILVAENVYHCGYHAENSFGAASYLIQRPEGNVLVDSPRFSPPLVKRIEAMGGVKYLYLTHRDDVADHQKFRDHFQCDRILHRDEINPGTQSVEIQLTGTKPFQLDSELLIIPVPGHTKGHTVLLYKNQFLFSGDHLAWSAKLNHLVGFRDVCWYSWDELKRSMQKLSEYDFEWVLPGHGRRYHADRETMHQAMQTCLNWMGLNQDTGDWDD
- a CDS encoding methyltransferase domain-containing protein — translated: MNREMQVKFSKVLRYLRYYPQDLWRVLQFWVVHLLKKRDESNHTYVKHLYQYFLKKRDRQSDIDFYTAQLDQGKVSRLGLLFSFLMIPASWEQKFFHTQGNYAHHQARLALIQTTLPEAERILDLGGAGLEPQGSLLTMGYPHCPKQIDIVDLPIEQRFFQSDVPLIQQYTTEKGTQIYYHYISMTDLSTFADQTFDLVWSGQSIEHITQAEADRVIQEVHRVLKPGGYFCLDTPNRQLTILQVRQGFIHPEHKFEYTPSELAEKLSDRGFHVIEQKAVSPMPMSYETGRFSRLELIHAIGLGDLPELGYSFYLSSRK